Genomic window (Alteromonas pelagimontana):
ATTGTACAATTTTTGCCAGTAGCGCCCCTTAATTATGGAGCTAACAACGGGGTTTAGATCGCCTAAAGCTTCCCATTTAGCGGCAAACTCATTCTGGCTTTGTCTTTCAACAGCCCTAAGATGATGCGCTTTAATAATGTCTGGTCCACTTAGTCTAACGCCTCCTGTATTTTGGGTTTCAAAAAAACGGTATGCATCATCTTCTGAGCGAGTAACAACCAATGTTAAATTGATTTTATGGGCATCAAATGTAGCAATTTGGCTGGCATAATCACCTTTTATTTGCTCGTTTAACCAAGCAAGGTTTTTGACGATTTGTTGTTGTGACTCTGGCGAATCATAACTAAGCGACAATTCGAAAGCGCTGCAATTAAATTTATTATCATCAAAAGTGTTTGTAGCTTTAGTAATACGAGATAAATGCTGTACATAAATAATTAATGCTAAGGTGGTTAAGCGCTGCTGACCATCAATAATATTTAACTGACCGTTCTCCGCTGACTGATGCAAAATCACGCTGCCTAGGTAATACCCGTAAAGAGTTTGGTTTTGTAACAAATCATCCAAGAAAAGCTGATAATCACTCAACAGTTTTTTAATTTGCACTTCGCCCCAACGATAAGGGCGCTGGTATTCAGGTATTGCTAACTCTCCAACAATTTCCGTATTATTAGCACAAACGATACGTTGACTACTGAACAACTGCGCTAAGGTACAACTCGCAACTTCAACCGACATACACCTTCCTTGCCATATAAATTCCGCATCTAAAATCTAGCATGTTAGTTTTGACCGCTACCGTTATGTTTGTGATTATTTTTTAAAAAATCTTGCTAACTTTGTCGGTTCAAGATTAAAAAAGAAAATAAATCATACAATCATTCTGAAACGCTCAAACACCAATATTTCTTCGAAGTACCTCAGCTGACTTGATAATACGCTCAGTCCGATATAGCTCTGGATGCTTTTCTGATTCCTCGTAGTCCGTAGGGTCACCTGTTTTTGCGTTCACAATCCAAGATACCTCAGGGCGACGCTTTCCCAAATACATGCCCACAGAACGCGAGTTTACGCCAAGAATCTCAGCTACAACACCATAAGTACAACGGGTTTTGACTGTGTTTAAGTACTTAATGATTTTTTGAACTTTTTCTTCCATCTTAGACTGGCCTGATTACCTTATATACTCATCTTTGAACACCAGTAACAAAAAGGCTATTGCGATTTGTCACTGGCGTCAGGTGATGATTGATTTTATTGTCGGACTCCAAAAATGCACCGGGCAAAAGATAAATGAGGTCCTTTAACTTCCATAGTCCTCTACCCTATACATAGTTACGCATGTTTCATAATTACTATTAAGAAGATGTGACACTCCCCCACTTAGCTCATACACCACAGTTTCGCTAGCGCCGTCAGAATTAATGATCTCAAAAGACACTCTGCGATCATGGAACCCTCTCCTATGATTCGCTGGGAAAACAGAAATATCGAATGCATTCATGTCGAAATTACATTCGTTGATGAGGGTATTAGCAACCTTCGACTCGTAATCTCTATAATCATCACTGTTGTCCATCATTCGACAATCAAGTTTTATTCTTTCTACTTCATTAGTTAATTTGCAAAATGTCGACAAAAGCTGCCCAAGGTATTTAATAGAATTGTCGCTAGCTAAATAAGGATCTCTTATATGAAGACACTTTATATGCTTGCCCTCTACATAATCAAAAACAGTCTCTAGATTTCGAGTCTCGTTTGAGCGATAAGGAAACACGCCAAAAGGCGATCTACTGGAAAAATAGTCCGGTGAATATCTATTTTTCTCAAGATTAGATAACAGCAAAGCTACAACTGGCGCATAGTCTTTTTTCGCTAACTGATAAATTTCGCCACATACTTTATTGTTCGAATTGAAGTTGAGGGTAGCATTACCGAACCAAAGAGAGTCAGCCTCCTCGTCTTTTCCCAGGCCAATAGCAAATGGAATACACATCAATTGCTCGTCAGTGAGTTTAGTTGAAATATGCGAAACGTCTAACACACCGTCAGAAATATAAGGTTTCAGATAATCTATAGCAGCCCTGAGAGACGCAGGCGTATTTTCAAACTTATTCGGTAGTTCGTTAAGAAGTAATATCTTTACCTTTATTTTGGAGAGAAGGTTGATGAGCCAGTCCAAGTCTCTTTTGTCAAAAGAACTACTATCTACAAGGTGCGGCATAGTAAAGATAACTTCTTCAAATTTTTCGAACTGCTCAATTAATCCTTGAAAACTTGTAGACTTCTGTTTGACTGCACCCAGCTTTTGAATCGGGTGTGAATACTGAAAGTCGTCAATCAAACCTTTTACGTAAAGGCTAGCTTCTTTCCTTAAAAAAGAGTCCCAGTACTTTTGATTCGAATAATCACAAATACAGTTGATACATCCTGTTTCGCAATCATTTTGGCAATCTAAAATTTGTATTACCTTTTGCAATATCTCTTTAGTTGATATCGTCTCAAAAATACGGCTTACATAACCCGCTCCTCCTGGTACGCCGTCGTAAGCTATGAGTATCAACGCCCCATTTTCAAATCGAAATAAGCCGCGAATTTCTGATATCGGAACCTCGATCATTTCAACAAAAGCCAAACGCAGAGCTTCGGAAAGCGTAACCGCAATATTGTTTTTACGCTCGGCTTTCTGTTCATCGCTGAGTGAACTGTCGTCCACCGAAATAGGTATAGTGACTTTATAGATAGCTACATCGGTATGAAACTCATGAGCCAAGGAGGTTTTCTTAAACTGCTTATTAAGGCACTTTTTACCGGTTTCTGGCATTTCGTGAGATCTGGGAGGCGTTCTCGATTCAGCAGAGGTCATGAAGTTACAATATGGACACCTCCAATAGCCTGCTTTTTTAAACCCTTTATTCAAGATAAAGAGTCGACCACTGATATCACTCTTCGAATATGCCGGCATAAACATTTTAAACACAGCTGAATGATCACTTTGCTCGTACTGCTCTGGAGAAGGCACTACAATAAGCTTTGCCTCCTCAGCCTGAACTGAACGCTTGCGAGTAGAGGAAGGATCTTTACCTTTAGAATCTTTGAAAGCGGTAATAAAACCTTTTGGTTTGATGAACGGCAAAGGAGTTTCATTGAGTGGACTTTTACAGTTCTCGCATACTGTTTGTTTGTCCTCTTCGCATTCAGCGACATTCGCATGATTACAAGTTCTGCAAATCGTAACTACATTGGTCGGCATAAAGTCTCTAGGCGAATATGCCAGCCCGGCACTTCGCCATATACGACCATTTGCAATAACTTCAGAACCAGGAGCATATTCAGATATCCCCAAAGAAGCATCACGAACCAATTCAACATCAGATTTCAAAAACTGGTTTTTGTACTCCTTCTCTTTCTGAGTAACCTCCAACGTAAGAGAATGAATTGGAAAACTATATGTTGGTATTAAGCCATTTTCAGAAAGCTTGTTGACTAAAAACTGGCCTAAGTAGCTATCTCTCTGATGTATCCAACGGGCTAACTCTTTGCTAGCATCGTTGTCTCCATCGATTATTTTTTGTCGTGCATCTTCTATTTTACCTAGATATGTCACACATCGTTGCTCAACTAGTTGAGCAAAATTTTCCAATTCGCTTACGAACAACACTTTTATATCGTCTATTTGTGATTCCACAATCGCGCGTTGCTTACAAGGTAGCCTTTCTAAAATTCGATTTGCTTCATCCGTTGCAACTTTTCCGTTCTCTGTTTCTAACCAGGCCAGTAGTTCGTTTCTAAATTCTTTACTAAATCCTGAAGTGATTTCAACCCCAAATAAATCAATAAGTTTTGGAGCTTTTAGCTCATCAGAGGATAACTTATTTGCAAGAAATTTGGAGAGCAATACTGATAATTGATGACGCTGTATAAGTGTTTTATTCGTTAAATTGACAAATGGCTCGGGGGGCGTACGCTTTAGATATTCTTTAAAGTCGCCGAAAACAACTCGGTCATGTTTAGAATTTCGCGCAACAGTTACGCAAAATGGCGCAGCTTGTGCTCTACGCCCAGCGCGCCCAGTTCGTTGTTGATAATTGGCGACGCCAGGTGGCACGTTTAGGTTAACTATCGCTTCTAGATCCCCTAAATCAACACCTACTTCCATTGTCGTGGTGCAGCTCAATACGTTTACTTTGGAATCAAAAAACTCAGATTCAATCTCTTCTCTCAATCCGGTAGACAAAGATGCAGTATGCTCTCTTGCTCGAACAATTTGCGAGGTCACTTCGGTATATGAGTGAATATAGTGATTAACGTCAGAGCTTAATTTATCGGTAGCTGGCTCCCCTACTTCGCCATGACAACCAAATGCTGTGCATTTGTTTCGTATGAATAACTTCTGCCTCAACCCGCAAACGTTGCACTCTTTTAGAGCCTCGCTACGACCTCTTTTCAACTGAATTAAACTTGCATCAAGGGCATAACCCTTTCCACTATTGATTAAGAACTTGGGACTTTTCTTGGTTAAACATTCCCAAACAGCGCTCAAAAACCGCCTGCTAAAATCTTGATCCCAACCAAGTTGATTGACAAGGTACCACGTTCTGCGATTATTTCTCGATGAGCCCAATTGAGTGATAAAAGAGTGAGTTGCTTCACCACCTGCTCGTTCAAGCTCAAAAGTTTTTATCCCTCTGTAACGCTCTCCCCATATGGTAGCGCTGTTCATGTCAGGGCTATTTGGAATGTTTATAACTGCTTTACTACGCCGGATATGCTCTAACATTATTAAGCAAAGGGTCTCTATCTCTTGCTTATCCAATTCTTCAAACTCTTTTGCAAGAGCCCTGACGAGGCGATCCATAGATTTCTGATCATAAGAAACATCCACAAGCCCAAGGGACTCTAATGAGGTACGCCTCCCTGGAGGTGTGCAGAACTCTGCAGCCAGTTTTCCAGTAAGAATATCTTTAACGTCCTCGAAGTATTCCCTCAGCTGGCCGTTTGCATCGGGATATGAAAAGCTATTTCTTTTATCCCAGTTTACGCGGATTTTATTAGCCAGAGTATCGAACGGTATTGAATGTTCAACATCTTGGAGCGCTTCAACAATAGCCCCTCTGTGAGCGAAATCATTAGCGGTTCGCTCAAAATAGGGAGCAAAAAAAGCTGCATCTTGCCTATTATCAGAGAACGTAAGTAGCTTTCTTCCAGCGGCAGGTCTTTGATTATTTTTCTTTGCTGGAAGTGCTTCTAGTACCTTCTGAGTTACAACACTAGAGAGGGACTCATTGCCTGGGTAGAAGCGAGTAATAATCTCAGCATTCGAACCAGATGCCTTCGAATTACATGCCGCACAATGCTTGAGATAACTAGTTTTATCAAACTCATCGTCTTCAGTTTTTAATTCGTAAAGCTTTACTCCACCATTGTTGACCTTGTCGCCATTAACTGGGTTAATATTGAGCGCGGTCCACTTTTTGGTCCCCCCACATTCTGCTTCATCTTCCTCATCAAAGTTCTCATACGATGCAGGCTTTCCCAGCCAAAATATTTTGCGTTGAGCATTAGAATTTGATGAAGGGTATCTATTATGCAAAGTGGAGTTATGAAGATAACCTTCAATGTAAGGCTGTCCACATTGACGACAGGTGAGTAATGGATAGAAGATTTCATCTTTTGTCTGATGGTGAGAACGTAACTCTAAATTATTAAAGCCTTCTTCCGAATTATCCAGTGAGACACAAGACCCTTCGATAGCTGATGCAATTAAGTGATGTTTACACGGTAATAGTGGGAAAGAATCTGTCGAAGATTTCGCATATATTCCAATCTTTACAAGACCCGTTAAAGCTTCTTCTAGATCATCATTATCACTATTGGCAAAAACCAAATTTGCGAGCTCAGTAAAGTGTGTTACCCCATTATGTAAATGTTCGGAAGCGGTTTGAACCTCTAAGTTTCGTGAGAATGCGGTAAACAGCGCTTGCGATAGCTCTTGCTGGTTTTCTGCCCCATCTATTAACTCTAGTTCTTCTTTCGTCAATAGCGCATTTAACGAAAGTCCATGGTCTTCACAAGTACAGATAAAGTTGAGACCATCTTGATCATCTGCATCGGAGTTGTCGCTTAAAAAAACATCAAAAACGGAAGATACTACCTTCCAATGATTTGCGCCTAGAGTAAAGCTCGCTCCCTGGTTCCTCAAAAT
Coding sequences:
- a CDS encoding DEAD/DEAH box helicase; this translates as MSEANPLVLKNTLEETLRRYIATTVPIHSRYSQLYSSFWNSLNKESLVEGPYIETVPDFEKGRALSEFLNVNGGPLNDAFTQLGDDLINRRLHLHQDKALTKACTEKKNLVVATGTGSGKTETFLYPIVNEILNDPEFDKPGVRVILIYPMNALANDQLNFRIAPLLGKQLRDQNITFGRYTGQTKKAASRSEVVAEMLNNVKLDEEFDGEIPDNWLVTREEMLKTPPKILVTNYAMLEHLLLLPVNAPLFENCKLKSLVLDEVHTYNGSQATEVAMLLRKLKNRLGVDYPVQYFATSASLGDSEESELKLKAFASHLFGEAEPEIVRGKRITHSDILRNQGASFTLGANHWKVVSSVFDVFLSDNSDADDQDGLNFICTCEDHGLSLNALLTKEELELIDGAENQQELSQALFTAFSRNLEVQTASEHLHNGVTHFTELANLVFANSDNDDLEEALTGLVKIGIYAKSSTDSFPLLPCKHHLIASAIEGSCVSLDNSEEGFNNLELRSHHQTKDEIFYPLLTCRQCGQPYIEGYLHNSTLHNRYPSSNSNAQRKIFWLGKPASYENFDEEDEAECGGTKKWTALNINPVNGDKVNNGGVKLYELKTEDDEFDKTSYLKHCAACNSKASGSNAEIITRFYPGNESLSSVVTQKVLEALPAKKNNQRPAAGRKLLTFSDNRQDAAFFAPYFERTANDFAHRGAIVEALQDVEHSIPFDTLANKIRVNWDKRNSFSYPDANGQLREYFEDVKDILTGKLAAEFCTPPGRRTSLESLGLVDVSYDQKSMDRLVRALAKEFEELDKQEIETLCLIMLEHIRRSKAVINIPNSPDMNSATIWGERYRGIKTFELERAGGEATHSFITQLGSSRNNRRTWYLVNQLGWDQDFSRRFLSAVWECLTKKSPKFLINSGKGYALDASLIQLKRGRSEALKECNVCGLRQKLFIRNKCTAFGCHGEVGEPATDKLSSDVNHYIHSYTEVTSQIVRAREHTASLSTGLREEIESEFFDSKVNVLSCTTTMEVGVDLGDLEAIVNLNVPPGVANYQQRTGRAGRRAQAAPFCVTVARNSKHDRVVFGDFKEYLKRTPPEPFVNLTNKTLIQRHQLSVLLSKFLANKLSSDELKAPKLIDLFGVEITSGFSKEFRNELLAWLETENGKVATDEANRILERLPCKQRAIVESQIDDIKVLFVSELENFAQLVEQRCVTYLGKIEDARQKIIDGDNDASKELARWIHQRDSYLGQFLVNKLSENGLIPTYSFPIHSLTLEVTQKEKEYKNQFLKSDVELVRDASLGISEYAPGSEVIANGRIWRSAGLAYSPRDFMPTNVVTICRTCNHANVAECEEDKQTVCENCKSPLNETPLPFIKPKGFITAFKDSKGKDPSSTRKRSVQAEEAKLIVVPSPEQYEQSDHSAVFKMFMPAYSKSDISGRLFILNKGFKKAGYWRCPYCNFMTSAESRTPPRSHEMPETGKKCLNKQFKKTSLAHEFHTDVAIYKVTIPISVDDSSLSDEQKAERKNNIAVTLSEALRLAFVEMIEVPISEIRGLFRFENGALILIAYDGVPGGAGYVSRIFETISTKEILQKVIQILDCQNDCETGCINCICDYSNQKYWDSFLRKEASLYVKGLIDDFQYSHPIQKLGAVKQKSTSFQGLIEQFEKFEEVIFTMPHLVDSSSFDKRDLDWLINLLSKIKVKILLLNELPNKFENTPASLRAAIDYLKPYISDGVLDVSHISTKLTDEQLMCIPFAIGLGKDEEADSLWFGNATLNFNSNNKVCGEIYQLAKKDYAPVVALLLSNLEKNRYSPDYFSSRSPFGVFPYRSNETRNLETVFDYVEGKHIKCLHIRDPYLASDNSIKYLGQLLSTFCKLTNEVERIKLDCRMMDNSDDYRDYESKVANTLINECNFDMNAFDISVFPANHRRGFHDRRVSFEIINSDGASETVVYELSGGVSHLLNSNYETCVTMYRVEDYGS